A DNA window from Candidatus Zixiibacteriota bacterium contains the following coding sequences:
- a CDS encoding sodium:alanine symporter family protein, translating into MEQINNFLGAISDFVWGWPMALILLSTGFILTLRTVFIQIRGFAHGVGIANGKYDDPAHKGELTHFQALSAALSATIGIGNIAGVAIAIYWGGPGAIFWMWVTAFFGMAIKYTECMLAIKHRKVEPDGNIRGGPMYFIELGMHKGFRPLAYMFAFCTAVAAFGAGNMVQSNTMAHSVVDAFGVTAENEGTVRWIIGLVVAGFTGAVIIGGIKRIGKVASYLVPFMSVVYVISALVIIFIKFDEILPAFQMIFHHAFNPTAFVGGSASGATVWLTFTWGLRRGLFSNEAGQGSAAMAHSAAKVDEPVREGLVAMLGPFIDTIVICTMTALVIITTGEWDSGVNGAPLTMHAFEAALPGYGTWMVMVGIILFAFSTVVAWSYYGEKGIEYLFGTGAKMPYKWLYIVFALLGARFDLKTVWSYADTANGLMAVPNLIALVVLSGGVVKLTKKYMDEKKQGLHLPFGETRPLMKDGTDPYK; encoded by the coding sequence ATGGAACAGATCAACAATTTCTTAGGTGCCATCTCCGACTTCGTCTGGGGCTGGCCAATGGCTCTCATCTTACTGTCGACCGGATTCATTTTGACTCTGAGAACGGTCTTCATTCAGATTAGAGGGTTTGCCCACGGTGTCGGTATTGCCAATGGTAAGTACGACGACCCCGCCCACAAAGGCGAGTTGACCCATTTCCAGGCCCTTTCGGCTGCTCTCAGCGCCACAATCGGAATAGGCAATATCGCCGGGGTGGCCATTGCTATCTATTGGGGTGGACCGGGAGCGATCTTCTGGATGTGGGTTACCGCATTCTTCGGAATGGCCATCAAATACACCGAGTGTATGCTGGCTATCAAGCACCGTAAGGTAGAACCGGACGGCAACATCCGTGGTGGACCGATGTACTTCATTGAGCTTGGAATGCATAAGGGCTTCCGACCCCTGGCGTACATGTTTGCCTTCTGCACGGCGGTGGCCGCTTTCGGGGCTGGCAATATGGTACAAAGCAACACCATGGCCCACTCAGTGGTCGATGCTTTTGGTGTTACGGCTGAGAACGAAGGAACCGTGCGGTGGATAATTGGACTGGTTGTGGCCGGGTTCACAGGAGCTGTAATCATCGGGGGCATCAAACGTATCGGCAAAGTAGCCTCTTATCTGGTGCCGTTCATGTCAGTCGTCTATGTCATCAGCGCGCTGGTCATTATCTTCATTAAATTCGATGAAATCCTGCCTGCCTTCCAGATGATCTTCCACCACGCCTTCAATCCAACCGCTTTTGTAGGCGGATCGGCCAGTGGGGCTACGGTCTGGCTGACCTTCACTTGGGGGCTGCGACGTGGTCTGTTCTCCAACGAGGCTGGTCAAGGCTCGGCGGCCATGGCACATTCGGCGGCAAAAGTGGATGAACCAGTACGCGAGGGTCTGGTGGCAATGCTGGGGCCATTCATAGACACTATAGTCATCTGCACCATGACCGCGCTGGTCATTATAACGACGGGCGAATGGGATTCAGGTGTCAATGGCGCACCCCTGACTATGCATGCTTTTGAGGCCGCCCTGCCCGGATACGGAACCTGGATGGTAATGGTGGGCATTATTCTTTTCGCCTTCTCTACTGTGGTCGCCTGGTCATATTACGGTGAGAAGGGAATCGAGTACCTCTTTGGCACAGGGGCGAAAATGCCCTATAAATGGTTGTATATCGTCTTTGCTCTACTGGGAGCGCGCTTCGATCTGAAAACCGTCTGGTCGTATGCCGATACAGCCAATGGCTTGATGGCGGTGCCCAATCTTATTGCTCTCGTTGTCCTGTCGGGCGGAGTGGTCAAGCTGACGAAAAAATACATGGATGAGAAAAAACAAGGTTTGCACCTGCCCTTTGGCGAAACGAGACCATTGATGAAGGACGGAACCGACCCGTACAAGTAA